In Notolabrus celidotus isolate fNotCel1 chromosome 8, fNotCel1.pri, whole genome shotgun sequence, a genomic segment contains:
- the LOC117817176 gene encoding uncharacterized protein LOC117817176, giving the protein MPRGKSYRRSLAAKKRMAEQRSAGVERFNASPYGSSNASARHGTGYRHPVQKWPVSSLSGKQHKLVFMPESPDKKFVLLVGDSHLRAIADRHVSMPEGRFSFGIMSTPGGAAHDLRAELVHAHVPRTPDAVCLLAPSNNLTHSRTISDAGADFTELLNAACNRWSNVVVVDFPPRFNCDQQYQELLRQEFHRVCVRLGVRYFPTACHFPLENTDLWARDGIHLSEPEGMSVLSQLMWQAVYVTLDTVPQPPAVKAPLRPLAPCIKPKLVVKGEDTPPRPPVNPFVWRTVQRGKEGNSSGEPGRSSGVLPQRRKVQKQVVKECTIPLNPVWFSFALLDEMDKLVPSHLPGTAVPEGKQKAFVERRRSAASKRSRSDRQAEAVPSVVVVKARVTSSTFMRETAEAEEAVPSVVGASPESPVQSPDQAAPVEGPARPHRTQRPVKV; this is encoded by the exons ATGCCTCGTGGTAAGTCCTATCGCCGCTCTCTGGCAGCCAAGAAGCGAATGGCAGAGCAGCGAAGCGCTGGCGTTGAACGCTTCAACGCCAGTCCCTATGGCTCCAGCAATGCCAGTGCAC GGCATGGTACTGGGTACCGCCATCCCGTGCAGAAATGGCCAGTTTCGTCGCTGTCTGGGAAGCAGCACAAACTGGTGTTTATGCCTGAGTCTCCTGACAAGAAG TTTGTTCTTCTTGTGGGTGATTCCCACCTTCGTGCCATCGCCGACCGGCACGTGTCCATGCCAGAGGGAAGGTTTTCCTTTGGCATCATGTCTACACCCGGGGGCGCTGCTCATGATTTGAGGGCTGAGCTTGTGCACGCTCACGTCCCTCGAACTCCTGATGCAGTTTGTCTTCTGGCCCCATCCAACAACCTCACACATTCCAGGACCATCTCAGATGCTGGTGCCGACTTCACCGAGCTTCTGAATGCTGCCTGCAACCGGTGGTCCAAC GTTGTAGTGGTGGATTTCCCCCCCCGCTTCAACTGCGACCAGCAGTACCAAGAACTGCTGCGCCAGGAATTCCATAGGGTTTGTGTCCGCTTGG GTGTGCGGTATTTTCCAACGGCATGTCACTTTCCGTTGGAGAACACAGACCTGTGGGCTAGAGATGGC ATTCACCTGTCAGAACCTGAGGGCATGAGCGTGCTATCACAGCTGATGTGGCAGGCTGTTTACGTT ACACTTGACACAGTGCCACAACCCCCCGCTGTGAAAGCACCCCTCAGACCACTAGCACCATGCATCAAGCCAAAACTTGTTGTGAAGGGTGAGGACACTCCACCACGTCCTCCGGTGAACCCCTTCGTGTGGCGCACTGTTCAAAGGGGCAAAGAG gGGAACTCATCAGGGGAGCCTGGCCGGTCCTCTGGTGTGCTTCCTCAGAGAAGGAAGGTACAAAAGCAG GTGGTGAAGGAGTGTACCATCCCGCTAAACCCAGTCTGGTTTAGCTTTGCCCTGTTGGATGAGATGGACAAGCTTGTGCCATCTCATCTCCCTGGTACCGCGGTTCCAGAGGGCAAGCAG aaGGCCTTTGTGGAGCGCAGGAGGAGTGCTGCCTCCAAGAGGAGTCGGTCCGACCGGCAG GCGGAGGCAGTACCTAGCGTGGTGGTTGTGAAGGCGAGGGTCACTTCTTCCACGTTCATGCGGGAGACGGCGGAGGCGGAG gaGGCGGTTCCGAGTGTTGTGGGAGCGTCCCCCGAGTCCCCTGTCCAGTCCCCCGACCAGGCTGCGCCGGTGGAGGGTCCTGCCCGCCCCCATCGCACTCAAAGGCCCGTCAAAG tgtga